In Humulus lupulus chromosome 7, drHumLupu1.1, whole genome shotgun sequence, the following are encoded in one genomic region:
- the LOC133788837 gene encoding dnaJ protein homolog ANJ1-like: MFRSAADNSDNTRFYDVLGVSKNASPDDLKKAYKKAAMKNHPDKGGDPEKFKEVSQAYEILIDPEKRAVYDKYGEDGLKNGMDNNDFMSGDPFDLFNSFFNPNGFKRNGKRRGEDIVKSLKVSLEDLYLGTSKKISISRSIICSECNGKGSKSGKSMKCGGCEGRGVKFTTRHLGHNMIQQMQNLCDECKGSGETIGDKDRCSTCKGDKVVQDKKVREVIVEIGMEEGQRIIFSGESDEAPDTEPGDVVFVIEQREHPKFMRKGDDLFYEHTLTLTEALCGFQFVLTHLDGRHLLIKSDPGQVVKHDSYKAINDEGMPIYQKPFMKGKLYVHFSVEFPNSVSPDQVKALETILPPKPLSQVSEMELDECEETTLHDVNNIEEEMRRRQKFQSEAYDEDEGEPGGQRLQCAQQ; this comes from the exons ATGTTCAGAAGTGCCGCAGACAACAGTGACAACACTCGGTTCTATGACGTTCTTGGAGTTTCAAAGAACGCTTCGCCTGATGATTTGAAGAAGGCTTACAAAAAAGCGGCCATGAAGAACCATCCAGACAAGGGTGGTGATCCAGAGaag TTTAAGGAGGTGAGTCAAGCATATGAGATTTTGATTGACCCTGAGAAGCGTGCTGTATATGACAAGTACGGTGAGGATGGGCTCAAGAACGGAATGGATAATAATGATTTCATGAGCGGTGACCCTTTTGATCTCTTCAATAGTTTCTTTAATCCTAATGGATTCAAAAGAAATGGAAAGAGACGGGGTGAAGATATTGTTAAGTCTCTGAAAGTGTCGTTGGAGGATCTTTACCTGGGTACGTCCAAGAAAATCTCTATTTCACGAAGTATAATATGCTCCGAGTGTAATGG GAAGGGTTCCAAATCGGGAAAGTCAATGAAGTGTGGTGGGTGCGAAGGGAGAGGCGTGAAGTTCACGACAAGGCATTTAGGACACAACATGATACAACAGATGCAGAACCTATGTGATGAGTGTAAAGGAAGTGGTGAAACCATTGGTGACAAGGACCGTTGCTCGACTTGCAAAGGAGATAAGGTTGTTCAGGACAAGAAGGTTCGAGAAGTCATTGTTGAGATAGGCATGGAGGAGGGACAAAGGATTATATTCTCTGGTGAATCTGATGAAGCG CCTGACACTGAACCAGGAGATGTCGTTTTCGTCATAGAACAAAGGGAACACCCTAAGTTTATGAGAAAGGGCGATGACCTTTTCTATGAACATACTTTGACCCTCACCGAGGCTCTGTGTGGCTTCCAGTTTGTATTGACCCATTTGGATGGCCGCCATTTGCTCATCAAATCCGACCCTGGTCAAGTTGTCAAGCATG ATTCGTACAAGGCAATCAATGACGAGGGAATGCCAATATATCAGAAGCCATTCATGAAGGGAAAGCTGTACGTTCATTTCAGTGTGGAGTTTCCAAATTCTGTGAGCCCTGACCAGGTTAAGGCGCTGGAGACTATTCTGCCTCCGAAGCCATTGTCTCAAGTGTCCGAAATGGAGCTTGACGAGTGTGAGGAGACCACTCTGCATGATGTGAACAATATCGAGGAGGAGATGCGGCGGAGGCAGAAGTTTCAGTCTGAGGCCTACGACGAAGATGAAGGGGAACCCGGCGGCCAGAGATTGCAGTGTGCCCAGCAATAA
- the LOC133788836 gene encoding probable receptor-like protein kinase At1g49730, translated as MDLPIRKFSFHLLAWLHRSRRRRLSFIKRYAYKDIKKATDGFHRIVYSTSHGAAYKAKFRDGGIVLVKEITEINQEKEEFYRKVQLLGRLHHRHLLALRGFSFGHKRLLVFDNVENGSLKEHLNDPLRTPLNWRTRLQIAAGVVAALEYLLLFNDPPIYHVSINSSNIMLDENFNAKLSDIGVLTSAGDSEAMPHTSCSKDCMNQECSNLIYQLGVLILELVTGQSSENGDADLVQWIQESRFRNSIHNMIDPDLGNTYDNRELRSLLAVAKLCIASRGKPTFSVLQIFRYFQKKVEIPQ; from the exons ATGGACCTTCCGATCCGCAAGTTCAGCTTTCACCTTCTCGCCTGGCTTCACCGATCTCGTCGTC GCCGTCTATCATTTATCAAGCGCTATGCATACAAAGATATAAAGAAAGCAACAGATGGTTTTCACAGGATTGTTTATAGCACTTCTCATGGAGCTGCATATAAGGCAAAATTTCGAGATGGTGGGATTGTATTAGTAAAAGAAATTACAGAAATAAATCAAGAAAAGGAAGAATTCTATAGAAAAGTGCAACTTTTGGGGCGTTTGCATCACCGCCACCTCCTTGCTCTCCGTGGTTTTTCTTTTGGTCACAAGAG ATTGTTGGTGTTCGACAACGTAGAAAATGGGAGCTTAAAGGAGCATCttaatg ATCCTCTTAGAACACCCTTGAATTGGAGGACTAGGCTACAAATAGCTGCAGGAGTAGTTGCTGCATTG GAATACTTACTTCTCTTCAATGATCCACCAATCTACCATGTCTCCATAAACTCAAGTAACATCATGTTAGACGAGAACTTCAATGCCAAG CTCTCTGACATTGGCGTTCTTACTTCTGCTGGAGATAGTGAAGCAATGCCTCATACCTCATGTTCAAAAG ATTGTATGAATCAGGAATGTAGTAACCTTATATACCAACTTGGTGTGCTGATCTTGGAGCTCGTCACTGGTCAATCCTCAGAGAATGGTGATGCTGATTTGGTCCAGTGGATCCAGGAGTCTCGATTCCGAAACTCCATCCATAACATGATCGATCCTGATCTGGGCAATACCTATGATAACAGAGAGCTTAGAAGTCTTCTGGCTGTAGCTAAATTATGTATTGCATCTCGGGGAAAACCAACATTTTCAGTTCTACAAATATTTCGGTATTTCCAGAAGAAGGTAGAAATCCCACAATGA